Sequence from the Drosophila innubila isolate TH190305 chromosome 3L unlocalized genomic scaffold, UK_Dinn_1.0 0_D_3L, whole genome shotgun sequence genome:
gcatatgcatatatacatactttcaTATACCTGTACCCTGTTGTACATTCAAGTTGTTAAAAGTTGTTGCATGATGTTGTTCAAGTGCTCAAGTCGTAGAGCTGTCAGACCGTAACATCTACAAGCTGTCAATTAGTTTATTCACTGTCGCTGATTAATTGCTGAATGGTCGATAACTTCATGTTAACttaactataataaaaaatgcatattaatCTATTTACGTTGCTCTTTATTCAATAAAGCTCAATTGCTTCTCAACTATTTTGTCGAgcgattaatattaataataaagtaataatGTTCATGAGAATGAATTAAGTTTTACGACTATTAAATCCAAAGGCTTTTCCTGTAAAATAGAAGGGAACTAAATGATTaggcaaaaaaattcaaaaaacaataaacttatAAGGATTGTAAAAGTTTTGTCACTTTTAAAAGAGATTAGGTTTCTTTTGGTAATCTTTAGTTCTCTAGCAtatgaaatcatttttaaagcattaatAACTTTATCTCATCTCAAACTGAAGTGTCAATTTGTGAAGTTTTCCACAAGTTTGTTACTTGCTCATTATAATGTACTTATTACGTTTCAACTCAAGTTGAGTGCAAATTATGTGTGTTGCCAAGAACCGAGGGACACTTTAATCTGGCTGTCTCCTGCTTTCCACGAAATATGTGTGTACCACATTCTCAGTAGTAGATAGTAGAGACAAGTATTTGAAATTGGGAGTTAGTTCCTTGGAAATTTGTTAATGCGCCTCCCAGCTTATCGCTCAGGGCATAAAACCACTAGCCCCATTTCCAACTTGCGCTTATCTCTCAACGCCACCCGCACAGTTCGGTGAGTGAGAGAAGGTAGAAGAGCAGACAACGGAGAGTGCAGGAGTACCTGTTATGGCGGAAATAAAACCTGAagtgtttaattaataaataacgtgctaataatgcatttaataaaaaacaataaactgacAGCCGACttgaaaagcgaaaattgcCTTCGAGAGCGGAAACTTgaggtcaaaaaaaaaaaaaaatgtgagcagaagaagaagaagaaatgaAAGAACTGTTGAGGAATTCACCCACACCCACTGATGTGGCTTTCTATCTGTTGGCCTTTTGAATGccaatgatgatgttgataataaataaattgaatgtgTGGGGTTAGTGGGGGTTGAACAGTGAGTGGTTGTATGGTTCTGTGCTTTGATGTCGGTTTTGTGCgctttcatattttattattagtcaTTTGGCTTATTTATAATGCGCTGTTAAAGTTTACGTTTTATTAATCTGTTTGGTgggcttttaatttataattgccGCTTATCTGATTGAAAAAAGCGAGACACTTGGATTCGAGTGTCGATTTATTGGCAGCGATTAGAAATGTGAACACATTCACACTTGAagatacaaaatacatatatgtatatacgtaTGCTAGGTAATTATATAAACATGgtaattaaaacataatattttaatctataaatataaattgattagAAAACTATAAAAGGTTTATTCTTTCAccttaaactaaaatattatctttgtacgatattaaaataataaatgctaTATCTCATAAATCTGTTTCTAAGTCAAACTGCCCCCATATAGAGAAGCAAAGTTCATTTATAGCTTTTATCACTTAGAGGGAAAAAAAACTCTCAAAaaattagtgtgtgtgtgtgtgtgtgcacaccTCTCACACTCGTACTCGTATATCAAACAATTCTAGCTGTGTGCTTCTCCATTAGCGATAAGATAATTAACACACAAAGcgcttattaaatttatatatgtactaaTAAAGCCAAATAATTAAGCGCAAGTTAATCGGTGTAAAATCAATGAACGAGTAttgtatatacatgtataatGTGCATAAAATCGTGCTTCAACAATAATATGAGTGCATAAATCTTTACCATTGTTTTGTGTTATTCGATTACAAGATTATAATATAGagagcgacagcaacaaaacaaaaccaaaaacaacaagaaattcaCATGCAAAACGCTCATTTACAATATTCAAAAGACACGCAGACAGACACAGTGCCAGACATAAATTCTCTGACACTCGGTTgccatacaaacaaacaatgccATAAACACTTGAAAAGAgactcaacaaaaacaagaagaacgagaacgagaacgagtACAAGAGCTAAGAAAGAGCAAGCGGTCTCTTTTTACATGCCCTTATTCTTCTATAACCTTCCCTTTTCtttcacttcacttcacttcCGTTTTGGGCAAACGGGGCGACATAAGTAACACGAAACAATTTCCAAATGAAGCGCGGATAAGCCGCAAAATCCTTAAAATACTCgataaaattacataaaactaATCGCAcaagcacacgcacacaaccaagcacacacacacacacacacactgtcagATAAGCAGTGAAgatagaaaaagagagagagagagagagaaatataaGAGAGGAGAGAAGGGAATTGGCTATatgactggctgactggctCTGCGATGAATGTGGATGGAACTGTGAGAGGCAGgccaacagacagacagaaagacatACGGACCGACGGACTGACGGACAGAGAGACAaagcgacagacagacatgcaGAGAATGATGAAGGTATCTACACCGACAATCTGTTTAACAACTTCATGAGCAGCAAATCCAACAAATCGTataaacgacaacaacgatgacgatgacgatggcaATGGAGACGAAACGACAGCGGCATCAACGACGACGGACGAAGCGAAGTTCGGCATCgagagacgacgacgacgagcaGCCCCAAATGTGATGCACACCAGGTTAAACAGAGCAAGGGGGGGAAGACAGCGACGAAGTCGTAGAGTCGTCGTGGGTCGTTTATTTGGTTTTCGGTTTGGCTTTTTGGAGCGCCGCAGCAGTCACTGAATAGATGCTCAATCGTTCGGTTGAATGAAGAGAAGTGTATGGgagtagttttatttttttctttttgttttgaggAGGGATCGCTATGTATGAATGGAGGGAATGTGGCATAATGTTCTTGTTGATGTTGAGTAATGGGCATAACAACTGTAAGCTGCCTGCACTCGAAAAATCAGTTGCTCcccacacacaccacacacacacacacacacacacactgatttCCATGTGGCCCcaaagaaaagagaaatttgttggttatttatttttgttagcaTGGGGTTAAACGCACGCCACAGCAAGTTGAGTGCTTCAAAGCTGTATAACTGCCACCTCTTTCACCTCCATCTCCTTCTGTTACTCGTCCTACGTTTGCTCTGCTTGCTTCATACGTTTTTTGACTTTTCGGACGTCTGCTTTGATTTGTTGTGAATATTTGGCTTTCACAACAAAcagaaatacatacatatatatgtacgagtatgtgtgtatgtgtgtgccgTTGACCGGCCTCGAGGCACTTTCAGGTGCCTACAAACATTTAATGGGGTTTCCGCACTtgacacatacactcacactcacacacagacacagatacactGGTCAGACATTCCAGTCTATTGAGCTCTTTATCTACTTACTCAGCAGTTGAGTCTATTACGAAGCTATTTTAAAAGGGAGGgtatagaaaatattatgaataaaattctGGGTTTAggatatttgtttatttttttggaaaacaaatttgtatctAACAAAAcgtcaaaattaattagagataaatatttgagagatttaaaacaatttcaattaataacaataaggTAGAAAGCATTTGACACTGAGATGCGTTGCTTaagaaatatgcaaacaatCACTGTAATAGATTGAATATGGAgtgattttcataaataaaatgattaatttttatgaagaaATATTGTAgttcaatattattatcaaattatCTACAAGTAAAACAGGAttgcaaatatgcaaaaatactcattaataaattgtatttgtatgaaATGACTTTGAAATAATTCTATGCAATTAGTAATTGAGGGTTGTAAAAGCTTAATTGCACTGCACTCCATAAATAACAAACTTAACGTTGACCTTTAGCAACAAAGTAAACAATAGTACACACATTAGAATCTGAATATAGTGATCTAATTTTGCAAGGACTTTTTCGAATagcaatattgatatttttgtgttttctttaatattttgcatgAAATTACTGTCAaacttttgtttgaaatttatagcTTTTCGACATTTAGTTGTTCATtgaatagattttaaattttactacatttgaatattaaattgtaatctgtatttgcatatttgtgcAGTTAAGTGCATTTAGTATTCGTCGGAAGCGGACGGAATGTGCTCTACATGATCCCTAACAGCCAATTGCTAACCTGACTTGACTCTGGGCTCTGTTCCAAGTAGATTATTAACATGCAGTTAATAACCACCCTAATGTACAGTTGTGTGAAGCGATGAGACGTCGCGACGTCAGAGGCATTTTAAGTTGTCTGCTGCTCTTATTAACGCCGCATTTCTCaatgtagctgctgctgctgacgttcgttgttgttgtaggctATTTGTCAGTCAATTAGTCAGCTTATTGGCAAGCGATGATTGCAGAGAGAAAAACAAGCTAAATACAAGCACAAACACAATCCCCAATGAATGCCAGAGCCACCCAACTAAcgaaccacacacacacacacacgcacacgcacagaGAAGACAGACCCCACAACCGCCAGCTTTTCCATTTCAAAATTACGCTCACACACAGATactacacaaacacactcgaGGGAACGTGTGTtcgtcgtcgacgtcgccgtcgccgtcgttgtcgtcgtcgtttaGCCGCGTGCGTACACACAATTTTCCGCTACTCATgatacaaattgtttattggATTTCCTCTTGCTTgctaagttttattttcatttacatttctcgttttgtttctttttatgtttatgggCTGTTTAGAAAACAATTTGCGGCACCATCAGGCCCTCCCTTGATCCCTGACTCCCCCTCAGTTACCCCCATTACAAAGTAGGAAACTCAACTGAGTTGTTTATCTGTCTCTCTTATCCTTCTTTATAtatctctttctcactctctatcTTTTATGTGCGTGTATTTTGTAAGTTGATAAAGCGCGTGTTGACATTAATCGAGGGAACGCGCCGTTTGAAATTGACAGCGTTATTGgccttaaattttgttaaccctGGTAAGAGCCAGTTCCAGACTCAACACACTCAACCACTGACCAACCATAGACTTTGTTTCATCCAGCCACatttggctgctgctgctgactcACAAGCGAGACCAAAAGCACTCGAAACTGGCCAACAGTCAGTCACGTACCCACGACGATGTAAAggccaataacaacaacaacagcaacaacaacaacaagaacaacaactgtaacAGCAACCAACGCCCCATCAtcgtttgctgctgctgctgctgctgttgctgccataATTTGTGGTCTTTTACTGTGAACTGTTGTTGCAGCCGCTGTGCTTGTtgcccattgttgttgttgtgtgccgCAACCTCAGCACAGGGCATTATGATACGGCtattaatacacacacacacactttcatACCGGGAGGAGGACTGTATCCCGTAGACGGCAGGGCCATCACTTTTTCGGTGGTGGCAAAAATTTTCGAGCCTTTCATTTTGCCTTTTTAGATTTTATGGCTTTTGTGCGTTACAACGGTGCTTTTTGTAgtacatttgttttataacagCCAccgcagaagcagcaacagaagcagcagcagcaacaacaacaacaacagcatttgGCCAAACCGCGAGGGGTCGTTGTAgacagcaagagagagagagagagagagagagagagagagaggaagagtgCACACAGCTTAGCACATTGCTCGCAGTTATTACACAATTTTCCCCAAAGCgccagcagaagcagcagccacTTGGGCCATTCGCGTGTGCCCTACGACCAGGAGAGAGAGGTCGGAGCTTACCTTCtgtttatatgaaatttttccACTCACGACTTCCCCCATAAAAAAAGTTGCTAACCAAGCCAGCCAAGGCAGCAGTTGAGTATGCCAGCCAACCAGCCAGCCAGTCAACCAACCGACCAACAAGGCAGCTAGTCCGCCAGTTGGccaaccaaacaagccaactAACTcggtgttgctgctgatgtcgCTGATAAGTGTTGAGCCCCAATGCAGCCGACCGTTGCACAGTGGACAAAAGTCAATTGGTTAATTACAGCTTAACAAAAGTCTTGTGTTTCTCAAGCACTGTAAAGTATGTTAAATGTACGGCAGCAGTTGGAGATGGGAATTATATGggggaaaaaaaaagtaaaaagacaagtgaaaagtattttaagcTCTGGGTAtgctttatattttgaaaataatatatttttaaatataaaaatattcactTGATATATTTGTCTTGtaatttgaatgtttttaaatttaagtcatttaaaattaatttttatttattatgacaattttaaaaaattaatcaactgTCCAGAAATATGATGTAggataacttttttttctgccTTTCTTTTGTTAGCATAGCATAGCTTGTTAACCACTGTGCAGCGCAAGCAGTCCGTACACTCGTGTCCGTAGTCCGTTTGTCCAATCGTCCGCCGGGACCCCCGACgcctcgtcgtcgtcgtcagtCATTTAGGCGGCGTGTCGTGCCTTATTGAGTGTAAATCTGTCGacaatattttccttttttatttttttttctcgcaTTTTGCGCCTGGGCAAAGCCGAGTCGAGCCGAGCCGAGTCGTAATGCTTTTTATTTGCCCTGGCAGCGCTGCCtgctgcatttaattaattgattttaattgccaTAATTTGTGTGCCGTTGCCACACAACCGCAACCGCCGGCATTCgattgagtgtgtgtgcgtgagtgcgtgtaaatgtgtgcttgtgtgtagTTGTCATTGTTGTATTGCCACTGATATTGATTCGTAGGcaaatttaatgataattCCCCTGCTGCCTGTCTGTCCCGCTGTCCTTCTGCCCCGCACCGCATCGTTACAGTTATTCGTCGAGTTACTTGAGCGGAAAATCTGTTTACAGCTGCACGCACACTTGAGAGGCAGCCGcagaagaaaagaaagaaaacaacacacaaactGAATTTTCcctgcctctctctcttcctctctctttctatcgcTATGTCTTTTTGCCTGGCAAGCGCATtataacatatgtatatattgtatggATGTTAGCGATTAAATGGCCGGGTGAAAACTCCAGTGCTTCATTTTCCTGCCCTCTTGTCGATCCCTTCGTCCTTTACACATTACAtgacattatatttttatggactatttattttttgcatgtTCATATCAACTTCAACGCTTTTATTGTAAtgtattatgattattatgtGTTTCTCTTGTGAGCttccattattatttttatttttttgttatcgaaTGTTGATCGACCTTTCACCCAACAATCGttgatgtgtgtgttttcttctttttgcagTTGAAATTTCATATCATAGCGGGCATAAAAAGGCTTAACACTGGACCGGAAGCGTGTTTTTAAAGGGTGATGGCGGCCTCCACTCAAGGAGAAATACGAGTGGGTCCCGGCCACCAGGTAAACGATGTCTATGTACGTACATAACTCTCACAATTCAGAAATTCAGCTCACGGTaaccaaatcaaaaaatgcaaaaaacgttttttcttttgtattgtaATCGTAATGTTGCAAATTCTAATTGTAATCCCAAACCCCACCTCACCCCTTCCTTTCCTCCTCCAGAGCCACATTTACTTCACCTCAattgagtaaataaaagtgcTCTAAATGTATTATAAGTTGCCCTTGAGTTGAGACCTACTTTTTACAGTTGTCTGTACCTCAGCTAAATAGCAATTTctcaaatatgaaaaatacaattatgtaataataatttaattttatttgttaccttaaattcttaaaataactcttatttacaacttttattgtaatgttaaattttttgactaAAATTAGAATATACCAAAATCATCAAAACAACACTGAATTTTGTgtatgaaaaatgcaaaaatactttaaattatttttggtgtattatcattttttttaataaaaacttacatttaaaaatttgtaattttgtatataGATCGGATATAAAGTTAATAGTACCCAAAATATCTTAATATCTTCTTTTTAAACGGGCAACTTTTTGTAACTTTGATTTGtagtttgttaattaaataactaacAACTGTAAATAATAGTATTGTACATAGTACTTATCGTATACAAAAATTGGCTTTCCATCATTTGTGTAACTAATGAGTAGAGTATACAGATCATTCCTGACTCTTCCCGAAGTCAACCCAATTTAATTCCTTAACTTAATCCGTTGCAATTCCTTGGCCAATTTGAAGGGCTTGAGGTCAATTCGTTTACATGACCAAAGCTCTCCACAAGCAGGCTATTATCCCGATCCCGCTCCAAGatagaaaacacacacacacatacatacatatgtacatgtacacCTAACATTAATATATTGTTCATACATTTCATGCATTAGTTCCTAAGTTGTGTGTATATCGTATGACACCAGACAAACTACACATACGTAACTCGTACAACATTTTGTATGGCTTgatgtttgtgtatgtgttgtaGAGTATGtcttgtgtctgtgtgtgtgatgtaactaatccaaaaaaaaaaaaaaaaagtgttgatgcgatgttgttgttgttttttttttttggcgtgtgtgttttttttatcaactaaTACCGCAACTTCTTCTGTCTTGTCTTGTCCTGTGACTGAAGGCAAAACTGCCCGATTATAATCCAATCTCAAGCTTCCCCGTTGACAAGGAAACCGATGAACGTGAACTAGAGGAAACAAGATGGAGTCCAGGCGTTGTGGCCGATGGCGACTTGTTAATGTTTCTGCGTGCGGCACGCTCCATGGCTGCATTTCAAGGAATGTGTGATGGCGGACTAGAAGACGGTTGTTTGGCTGCCAGTCGCGACGACACAACAATTAACGCACTCGACGTGGTAATTACTGATTACGAGGGTGGTCTGATAAGACATTGGCCTATTTCAGAAATTCGAgtcttaaattataataaaattaagacaTCACAGCTTGTACACTGCACAGAAAAGTCAGGAATTCAAAATGGAAAGACATTCTAATAGATCAACGAGTAATTTAAAGACATTTATTATGTTAAATGTTTTGAGCACCTCaactagttttattatttgagaTACGTAAAGAAGTTGAAGAAATGGaagattaaatgaaatgaataaaaaaagattattttcataaataaattaatttccatttaaaaaagttgtcTACTTCTAGACCAATGACTTATCAGCGCATCCTCATATGATCCCATATACTCTCTTTATTCTTTTCTAATATCTCCTCTTGTTCTCCTTCGATTTTATTTGTAGCTTCACGATTCTGGCTACGATCCAGGCAAAGCTCTACAAGCGCTCGTAAAGTGCCCCGTTTCGAAGGGCATTGATAAAAAGTGGACCGAGGACGAAACGAAAAAGTTCATCAAGGGTCTTCGCCAATTTGGCAAAAATTTCTTCAGGATCCATAAGGACCTGTTGCCGCACAAGGATACACCGGAGCTGGTCGAGTTCTACTACCTGTGGAAAAAGACGCCCGGCGCTAACAATAATCGTCCGCATCGTCGACGCAGACAGAGCGCGTTGCGTCGCAATCGTGTTACGCGCGCCAATAATACACCTCCCAAAAAGGAGGACACTCCGGAACCACAAGCTgcgacgacggcgacggcggcGGCGTCGGCTGCAGAGACGGCGAGTCGCTCATCGCCCGCTGTCTCCAAGGAGGAGAACAGTTCTCTAACCGAGGACGACGCCAGCGAGTGTGACAGTGATTCGAGTCTGACCAACAAAAGGGATGAATCACCCTCTAGGATGAGGACAAGAAACAAACAacagaataacaacaacaacagcagcagcgccaatGCAACCGGTGGCGGCGGAGGctccgctgctgctgcctccgTGAACGCCTCTGCCAACAGCTCCTCCAAGGATCAATCCTCGACATCAGCGGGCAATGCCAACAATTCGGTGGCCAATGGTAAGCGGCCCAAACGTGGCACCGAGACACCGGAAgtggctgcagctgctgccgcagcTGGAACTAGCGACAGTCCCAAGACGCCAACGAAGAGCGTGGCCGAGGGATCGAGTAATAAGCGCAAGGGCGGTAAACAAGATACGCCAAACAAGAAGAAGCgcacggagacggagacgaaCAGCAGCAGTGAGCagaccaacaacagcaacgaggACAACATCAAGGAGAAACAGCGCAAGCGTCCCGACAGTCCCGTCGAGAGCATGAACTCTGACAGTCGTCCCGACTCGGTCCTGGACGATGGTGAATCCAATACGACGGATACGGATGGACGCACCGCGGAGCAGCAGTCCAGCAAGGACAGCAAGGAGATCAACTGCAAGGAGGAGATAAACGCAGTGACGTTGTCGGGAGATTTGGACACCAAATCGGAGCTTAACGAAAAGTCAATCAAAACAGAAGCACCCTGCGCAGAAGACAGCAAAGACGCCATCAAGAACATGGATGAGGAGACCAACATTCAGGCACCGAGCAACATTCAACCGCTCAGCCTGAAGCCCACCCATGTGGATGGTCTGATGAAGGAGACCAGTTCATTGGAGGCGCCACCCGCAGTGGTGACCGTTGCGCCGCCAATTGCAATGAAAGTGCCCACAATTGCGACTGTGGAGGCGCTCAATGCATCTGTGGATCGTGATCGCAAGGAGGCCATTGAGAAGATGGACATATGTGAGAACGAGGTGGCAGCACGCGATCCCGAGCTGCTCAAGAAGCTGGTTAGCATCAAACAGGAGACGTTaccccaacagcaacagcagcagttgcaacaacagcagttgcaacagcaacaacaacaacagcagatgcaacagcaacaacaacagcagcaacaacaacaacagcaattgccaATTGTGCCACCTGTGTCCGCTGCCTCTGTGCCCCTGCAGGAGCCCGTTTACATCAAGAAGGAACCCATGGAGGACTCCATGGATGCCACATGCAATCAAAACAGCAACGAGCCCCAGGATCTCAAggttaaaattgaaatcaaaaatgaGGATCATAAGATCAATGCCAGTGGCTTGCCACCTACGAGTTCAGCGCCTCCTCCCAATTCCCAAATGGTTGGACTGCATCACAGCTCCGCTGATGGAATGGGCGCCGAGCCGTTGCATCTGCAGCATCTGCAACATGGTCCGCCAACGCAGCCGCCCGCTGGCTACCTAATTGAGGGACAACTGAAGTATGGTCCACCTGGTCAGGCTCCACCACAGCCGCCTCCACAGCTGCACAGCGATCCGGGCAGTGCTGGGCCGACTGCACCGCCTCAAAAGTATCCTGGCGATATGGAAATGAAGTACAACGAGGCCGCCGTCAAGTTCGAGGCCAGTGGCAAGTTTGCGCCACAGGAACTCAAGTATCCAGTGCCACCGCCGCTGGACGCACTCAAGTACAGCCAGGAGATGCaagcagcggcggcagcagcggcggccGTGGGCAAGTACGACATGAAGTACATGATCGAGCAGCAGGGCAAATATCCCGTTGAGCTGGCGCCACCTAAACCTGGCTACCAGGAGGCCCTCAAGATACCCGATGTTAAGCCGGGCTTTGCCCATCTGCCGCACAGCATTGGCTCGCCGTTGGATGGACCAGGGCCACCGCACAAATATGCGCCACCAGGTCAGCCTGGCCCGCCGCTGGATCAGCAGCCGCCGGGCGCGACGCCGCCGCCAACGATTGCCATGCCCAAGCCACATTATCAGCACGATGTGCAGACGCCGCCGCTGGGACGACCCTTTGAGCCTGCCGGCCTCATGCTCAAGTACGGTGATCCATTGGCTGCCAAATATGGGCCACCACAACCACAGGATCTCAAGTATCCAATGCCGCCCGTTTCCGCTGCTGGCGGcgagaatttaattaaagcctCGCCATACGGTCCTCCTCCGGAGAGTCCCATTGATGCGTCAGCGCGCTCGACGCCCGGCCAGGATAGCCAgggcagcaatagcaacagcaactcgCAGCCGCCATCTTCGCAGCCGCAGCAATTCCAGTCGCCACATCCCTCACCGCACATGCCTTCGCCAGCGGGCGGTGGCCTTCCCCCCGGCATGCATCCACAAAATCTCATCTCCCCCCATGGACACGGACCGCTACCAAACTCTGGTGCCGGCTCTGGTCCAGGTCCACAGCCGCCCACGTCGCTGCATCAGCCGGTGGGCAGCTCAGTGCCGGGTCAAGGGCCACCGAGCTTACAGCATGGATTGCCACCTGGTCCGGGAGGTCCACATATATCCATCGCCTCCTCGATGCCAGTTGCCGTCTCGTTGGGTGCGCCCACGTTGTCAACCATGGCGCCCTCGCATGTCATGCATCCGCATATGCATCCACACCAGCATCCGCATCTGCAATCGCTGCAGTCATTGCACCGACCGCATCCGGATCTGCCGCCATCAATGCACCCCCATGCCCCCATGCCGATGTCGCTGCAGGCGCCGGGTCCGCCGCCACCCCACAGCCACGGACATCCCTTGGCGCCATCGcacgcacagcagcagcagcctgGACCTGGTCCAGCGGGCACAGTGCGCACGCCGTCGCcggcacagcaacaacagccgccGCGCAGCCTCCACGAGCCGCCGACATCGCGGGAACCGCCGTCATCGCACACGTCGACGGCACCGTCGGGGGGCAACAGTGGAATCAACTCGGGGCCAGGACAGGGCCCAGGACCAATGCATCAGTCACCGCACACGCATCGCACATCGCCGCTACCCGGTCTGGCGCATCCATCTGGTCTCATTGGCCACCCGATGCCCATACATCCGCATCTGGCGCATCTGCCGCCAGGTCATCCGGCACACGCAGCGCTGGCGCATCCTGGCCATCATCTGCTGTCGCATTCGATAGCGGGTCTGAGTCATGGCGGTGGCCCCATTGCGCTATTGGCGGGTCCTGGAGGATTGGGTGGCTTGCCGGAGTCGGCGCTAAGTCGTCGCACACCGCCCAGCCATCTGTCACATCCACATGCCTCTTCAGCGCCATCAACGCCTCATTCGGCGGCCATCTCGACGAGCATGGCGCTGACCACCACACCCAACACGGTGCCATCGTCAGCCTTCAGTCGCGCCAGTCCCAGCGTGCAACTCTCGAGCGGTGCCGCTCAATCTGGCCctggtggcaacaacagcaacagcagcacgcCGAACAACTCCTCTgccgcagcagctgcagccgctgccgctgcccaTCGTGCTGCCTCGCCAGCCTCTAGCGTGGGCAGCCTAAGCCGGCAGAGTCCGCTGCATCCTGTGCCGCAATCCCCGCTGAGTCATCATCCCTCATCCTCGGCGTTGTCGGCTGCTGCGGCGGCGGTCGCCGAACGGGATCGACATGCGCTGATGCGCCAACAGTCACCGCACATGACGCCGCCGCCAGTGTC
This genomic interval carries:
- the LOC117788822 gene encoding arginine-glutamic acid dipeptide repeats protein isoform X3 produces the protein MAASTQGEIRVGPGHQVNDVYAKLPDYNPISSFPVDKETDERELEETRWSPGVVADGDLLMFLRAARSMAAFQGMCDGGLEDGCLAASRDDTTINALDVLHDSGYDPGKALQALVKCPVSKGIDKKWTEDETKKFIKGLRQFGKNFFRIHKDLLPHKDTPELVEFYYLWKKTPGANNNRPHRRRRQSALRRNRVTRANNTPPKKEDTPEPQAATTATAAASAAETASRSSPAVSKEENSSLTEDDASECDSDSSLTNKRDESPSRMRTRNKQQNNNNNSSSANATGGGGGSAAAASVNASANSSSKDQSSTSAGNANNSVANGKRPKRGTETPEVAAAAAAAGTSDSPKTPTKSVAEGSSNKRKGGKQDTPNKKKRTETETNSSSEQTNNSNEDNIKEKQRKRPDSPVESMNSDSRPDSVLDDGESNTTDTDGRTAEQQSSKDSKEINCKEEINAVTLSGDLDTKSELNEKSIKTEAPCAEDSKDAIKNMDEETNIQAPSNIQPLSLKPTHVDGLMKETSSLEAPPAVVTVAPPIAMKVPTIATVEALNASVDRDRKEAIEKMDICENEVAARDPELLKKLVSIKQETLPQQQQQQLQQQQLQQQQQQQQMQQQQQQQQQQQQQLPIVPPVSAASVPLQEPVYIKKEPMEDSMDATCNQNSNEPQDLKVKIEIKNEDHKINASGLPPTSSAPPPNSQMVGLHHSSADGMGAEPLHLQHLQHGPPTQPPAGYLIEGQLKYGPPGQAPPQPPPQLHSDPGSAGPTAPPQKYPGDMEMKYNEAAVKFEASGKFAPQELKYPVPPPLDALKYSQEMQAAAAAAAAVGKYDMKYMIEQQGKYPVELAPPKPGYQEALKIPDVKPGFAHLPHSIGSPLDGPGPPHKYAPPGQPGPPLDQQPPGATPPPTIAMPKPHYQHDVQTPPLGRPFEPAGLMLKYGDPLAAKYGPPQPQDLKYPMPPVSAAGGENLIKASPYGPPPESPIDASARSTPGQDSQGSNSNSNSQPPSSQPQQFQSPHPSPHMPSPAGGGLPPGMHPQNLISPHGHGPLPNSGAGSGPGPQPPTSLHQPVGSSVPGQGPPSLQHGLPPGPGGPHISIASSMPVAVSLGAPTLSTMAPSHVMHPHMHPHQHPHLQSLQSLHRPHPDLPPSMHPHAPMPMSLQAPGPPPPHSHGHPLAPSHAQQQQPGPGPAGTVRTPSPAQQQQPPRSLHEPPTSREPPSSHTSTAPSGGNSGINSGPGQGPGPMHQSPHTHRTSPLPGLAHPSGLIGHPMPIHPHLAHLPPGHPAHAALAHPGHHLLSHSIAGLSHGGGPIALLAGPGGLGGLPESALSRRTPPSHLSHPHASSAPSTPHSAAISTSMALTTTPNTVPSSAFSRASPSVQLSSGAAQSGPGGNNSNSSTPNNSSAAAAAAAAAAHRAASPASSVGSLSRQSPLHPVPQSPLSHHPSSSALSAAAAAVAERDRHALMRQQSPHMTPPPVSSASGLMASPLSKMYAPQPGQRGLGTSPPPHLRPGASPPVIRHPQMPLPLPLIAPGGGIPQIGVHPGQSPYPHPLLHPSVFYSPHHHNPFNSPYGYAPYGPSFPAYMKPPPPAGPLDPAAVMAAHHAGLPGPPPQSRQDEQNAAAAAAVAAEKQHAAVAAAAAAAQQQHQQQQHQQQQQQQQQQQQHKAPQQQQQTQQQQQQQQQQQQQGGPPQNKPPTPKTPQGPGSMGVGMGGPGTPTGLPPGAYPGSHIPGYPPPPHPSPFAPQDGQPHGLKPTSHMDALRAHAHSANSAGMGSAHHPTEPLPIDIEPDPEPEIPSPTHNIPRGPSPEAKPDDTECHRSQSAIFVRHIDRGDYNSCTRTDLIFKPVTDSKLARKREERDRKLAEKERERRQQQQQQQQQQQQQQAAAQQAAQQAKMKAELKPPYADTPALRQLSEYARPHVAFSPVEQMVPYHHPMGPMYSRERELEEIKNAQAAAASQSRLDPHWMEYYRRGIHPSQFPLYANPAISQMERERLGIPPPHHVGMDPGEHMIRLTREYHAHSHTHLHLPLHPQPQPPEAGFQLPPNVGQYPRPNMLIPREPHSDVLLRMSYADQLQYLQAAEFQRQSLHDQYFRQRPR